Part of the Pseudomonas abietaniphila genome is shown below.
AGACCCATGGGCCGATTTGCCCAGCACCCGGCAGACCATCACCGCTGACATGCGTGCGCGCGTCGGGATGAAGCGATAGCCGGCGGTGCATAGACGCAATGAATACCGCGTGCGCTGCGCCGACTGCTTGCAGTTCGTTGATCTTCAGGTAATGAGCGTCTTTAGGTGCAATGCATTTCCCAATGCCGCGCCACGGGCCGTATTGTCGAAAATACACCAGGTCGGGATGCCCTCTGCCAACGTCGAAGCGATCTGCCGCGCTTTGTCTTCGACCCACTCCTGCGCGTACGCACTGTAGTAAATCTGCGGGGATCCGTGCAGTCGCCAGTAACGAATGCCAGGCCATCCGCCCGGCGCGCTGTCATTTCGAATGCGGGACGGGTCAACGGCCACTTGGGCAATGCGCAGCTGGATCAATAACGCCTGCGCCTTGACCCACGACTCGTGACGCGGCTCAATGACCACATACCCCGAAAAACGCGCCCTGAGGATTTCAAAAAAGTCGCCTGCAGCCACCGGGTCAAACGTCAGGGACGGCGGTAACTGTATAAGCAGGCAGCCCAGGCGATCCCCTAAAACGAGGCATTCGGAGAGAAAGGTGTCGAGCAAGCCGGCGCAATTGTCGAGCCGGTTTTCATGGGTGATTGACTTGGGGACTTTCACTGAAAAACGGAAGCCCGAGCCCACAGAAGACGCCCATCTGGCATAGGTGCCCGGCCGATGAGAGCGATAAAACGAGCTGTTGATTTCCACGGCATCAAGCCGCGACGCGTAGCGCTCGAGGTGTGTGCCCTGCTCCGTGAATTGCGGCCAGTGTTCACGGCTCAGCGACCAGCCCGCGCAACCGACGTACACCCCACCGGCGCTCAGCAAAACAGGCCCGCCGAGTCGCGCATGGGGTGATGAATCCGCGCCATTTGCACACCCGGCTCACTCGCGCTGATCGTTGCGTCGGGCATACCCGGTTCCTCCTGTTGACTGCCGCGGCTAGATCACCTGATCGCTTGCGGGCAACGCACGCGCCTGCGCACGCGGGTCCGGCAGTGCGGCATGCAGGGTGACCGGCACCGATTTCGCCGCTGGCACTTTGCTGCGCTTGGCGTGATGCCATAACGGAACGAGCGGATTGCACTCGGGGTAGTAGGCCGCCGCGCAACCGTCGGGAATGTCGTAGGCGATGATCTGCAGCGGCCCCACTTCCCGTCGGATGTCAGGCTCGACAGCCGTGCGCAGCGTGACCCAGTCGCCTGGTGCATGACCGAGGCGCACGACATCATTTCGGTTCATGAACACCACGCGACGCGTGCCGTTTACACCCCGAAATCGATCGTCATACCCATAGATGGTGGTGTTGAACTGATCGTTGCTGCGTAGCGTCATCAACTGGATCACCTCGCGCGCATCCTGACTGGGAGACACGTCATCGTCCTCGTCAAGGCCGTGCGGCACCTTGAACCGGGCTTTGCCGGGGTCGGTCTTCCACTCTCGCTGCGCGGCTGGCAGTGGACGGTGGAACCCGCCCGGCTCCCACATGCGGGTTTCCATGTCATGGAACATCTCGGGATAAACGCTGGCGATGGCTTCACGGATCAACGCAGCGTCACCGCGCCATGCGTCCCACGGAACCCCTTCGCTGCCATCGAGCGTCGCCTGCGCAATGCCGGCGATGATGGCGGTTTCGGAGCGCAGTTGATCACTGGCTGGCTCGGCCCTTCCTTGCCAGACATGAACACAACCGGTGCTGTCTTCGGTGGTGTAGACCTGCTCGACACCGTCCTGAACATCCCTCTCGATACGGCCCAGGCACGGCAGCAACCACGCGTTTGCCCCGGGCAGCAGATGACTGCGATTGAGCTTGGTTGCGATCTGTACGTTCAGCGCGAGGCCTGCCCACGCGGGCTCCATCCGGCCGGTGTCCGGCACCGCACGGATAAAGTTGCCGCCCAGGGAAATGAAGCCTTTCACGCTACCGTCCAGCATGCCCTCGCAGCTGTCGACCGTCGCCCTGCCCTTGCGCTCCGGCACCTTGAACCCGAACAGCGATTCGATCTTGTCCTTGGGCACCTTGGAAGGATCTTCGGTAATCCCTACCGTGCGCTGACCCTGTACGTTGGAATGCCCGCGAACGGGGCAAATTCCAGCGCCGGGCTTGCCGATGTTGCCGCGCAACAGCAGCAGATTCACGAGCATCTGCACGTTCTCGACGCCATGGCGATGCTGGGTCATGCCCATGCCGTAGATCACCATGACCCGCTCGCTGCGCGCGTACACCGTGGCCGCCGCTTCCATCGCGCTTCGCTGGAGCCCTGAACGACGCTCCAGCTCCGCCCATGGATGACGCTCGACGTCCGCCAGAAATGCCTCGACACCGTCGGTATGCTCGGCAATGAAATCATGATCGAGCACCGGTTTTTCGCCACGCTGTACCGCTGAGCGATCCATCGCCAGCAAAGCCTTGGCAATGCCCATGACGGCGGCGGTGTCACCCCCGATCGACACCTGATGGTATTGGGTGCTGATGACGGTAGAGTCGGGGCCGATCATCTGGCGAGGCGACTGCGGATTGACGAACCGTTCCAGCCCGCGCTCCCGAATGGGGTTGAACGTGATGATCGGCACATGACGTTTACGCGCTTCCTGCAAGGGATGCAGCATGCGAGGGCTATTGCTGCCCACGTTTTGCCCGAAAAAAAAGATGCAGTCGGTGTGCTCGAAGTCGGCCAGCGTCACCGTGCCCACGGGCACTCCGATGCTCTCCTGGAGCCCGACGGACGTGCTTTCATGGCACATGTTCGAGCTGTCCGGCAGGTTGTTGGTGCCATACGCCCGGGCAAATAGCTGATACATGAACGACGTTTCCAGCGACGCCCGGCCGGAGGCATAAAACACGACTTCGTCAGGCTCCAGGGTTTTCAGCCCTGCGCCGATGGCGGCAAACGCGTCTTCCCAGGTGGTCGAGCGATAACGGTCCGTCTCGGGGTCATAGCGCAACGGCGCCGTGAGACGCCCATGCTGTTCCAACTCATAGTCATCCCAGTCCCTCAGTTCACTGACGGGGTGTTGATCGAAAAAACCGGGGTCGGTCCTCAGCGAGGTCAGCTCCCAGGCCGTGGCCTTGGCGCCGTTTTCACAGAACTCCAGGGCATGGGGATCGCCCGGTTTGGCCCAGGCACAACTGACGCAGGCAAAGCCCTTGGGTTTATTCTGCTGGAACAGCGCGGCGGGGGTTTTGAACAATGACTGCTCACGCCAGAGTATTCTCATCACCGAATGAGCCGAGCCCCAACCTCCAGCGGCCGAGGTATAGGGCCGGTACTGCGCAACAGGGTGGATGAGCTGCATGAGACCTCACTTTGCCGACGGTTTGGGAGCGAGCATCTGAGGTCGTTGGCGCCACTCTCGAAACACATAAGTGCGCCGGAGCTGCGCAGCGGTGAGTCTGCCAACAACCTGAGCAAGCCGTTCACAATGGTTGAGGTCGGTGAGGTGCCCGCGTTCAAGCCGTCTTGCCCGAATGACGACAAGCGGTCGAGATCATTAGAGAACGCCGGCTTTCAAAAATGAGGAAAGAGAATCGGAATGAGACAGATGCTGCCGTGTCAGGATTCAGCGCCACGGTCGTGGGACGCTGGCGCCGAACGCTCGGCGATATGGTCCGTGACCCGTCGACCCAGGTTTCCGGTTTTGGTCAGGCGCTCTACATGTCGACGCAGCAGCTCCTCTTTTTCTTGCAGCGTCAGCACCATTCTGGCGGTGGATTCAGCGGCCCGGGGAAGGTCCTTTTGAGCCAGATCCACCGAGAGTTCCATTATCCGATTGCCCAATGACCGCAGTTCCTCGGCGGTATCGGACAAGTCCTGCACAAGAGAATCCCGCCGCTTTCGCATCCACATACCAGATATCTCACCGTCAGCATTGTTGTTGAGTCGCGTCTCGCAGCACCGAAATATATACGGTTCAGTACGCAGAACGGATGCACCCGCGCGGCAAAATAAAGCATTGAACGGCTTTCGAGACAGACGGTTCAGCCATCGGAATGGCTCAGCTCGCCAGCATCAAGCGATCACGGCCCTCTTGCTTTCCTTGATACAGCATCTGGTCCGCGCGGCTGAGCGTGTCTCGAAACGTTTCGCCAGGCTGCATCGTGGCAACGGCCAGCGTTGCCGTGACATGCACCGTTGCCGCGTCACCCAGTCCCGTCTGGGCGCGAATTTGCAGCAACAAACGTTCGGCAACCTGCCGGGCTTCTTCAAATATCGTGTTGGGCATGAGCACCAGAAACTCTTCGCCGCCCCAGCGAGCGGCGATGTCGGTCACGCGAACACAGCCCGAAATCACCTCCGCCACACGTTGCAACATCAAGTCGCCCAGATCGTGGCCATGTTGGTCGTTGATCTGCTTGAAGTGATCGATGTCGATCAGCACGAGCGATGTCGAACCCTTGTCCCGGCCGCTACCCAGGTGGCGCAGTCTCTGGAGCACGCGGCGGCGGGTGTACAGGTTGGTCAGGCTGTCGCGGTGAGCGGAATAAAACAGTTTCATTTGCATGGCCATGTTGAAACGCACCGTCAGTGCAGTGGCGTGCAGTGACAGCGCCGTGGCGGTGAGTGCATTGACGATGCCGAACAGCTCTTGCGCTTTGACGCCGATCATCGCCCCGGGCACTTGGTGCCGGAAGGCAAAGCCGAGTACCGCTACGGCCAGAATCGCAATGCTCAGGCAGGCGCGCCGCACGGGAGACGACTGAAAGCTGAAGGCGATGATCGGAACGATGCAGAACATATAGAAGTGAAAGTTGCTGTCCCAGCCCAGCACCCAGGTTGCAACGGCTGCATGCACGATGATTTCGGCACTGATGAGAAAGCCAGCACATTGATACCGTTTCCGCCGTATGGCAAACAGGCAGCCGATATAGACCACAATGCTCAAGGCATTGGTGATCCACATGACGGGGATATCCACAATCAGGAACAGCCCGAGGAGCAACACATGAATGGCAAAGGCTATTTGCACGATCGGGATGATGTGCTTCCAGTACTCGGCGGTGGCGTCTCGAACGACCTGAAGACGGTCATCGGCGGAAAGGGTGTTCATCGAGGCGACTCGCAGGAAAGGCTCGGGAGTGTACTGACCGACATTCTTTAAAAAAGTGTCGGCCAGCCAATCAAGCAGTCTATGCAGTCTGTCAGATCGCGTGAGCCATTTTCAGTCGAAAAGCCGGAAACCGTGCCGGATGCATCCAGCAACGGCCAAGCCTGCGATCGCCTAGAGGAAGACGTCGGCCTCTGAAGAGCGTTTTACCGAGTGCAGCCGGGTCTATCGCTGGCTGCCCACCGTTTGATAATCGGCCTCCTCTGCAACATGCTCGCGTCGCCCAGTCTGCGAAGACGCCAGGGCAGCAT
Proteins encoded:
- a CDS encoding DUF72 domain-containing protein; amino-acid sequence: MSAGGVYVGCAGWSLSREHWPQFTEQGTHLERYASRLDAVEINSSFYRSHRPGTYARWASSVGSGFRFSVKVPKSITHENRLDNCAGLLDTFLSECLVLGDRLGCLLIQLPPSLTFDPVAAGDFFEILRARFSGYVVIEPRHESWVKAQALLIQLRIAQVAVDPSRIRNDSAPGGWPGIRYWRLHGSPQIYYSAYAQEWVEDKARQIASTLAEGIPTWCIFDNTARGAALGNALHLKTLIT
- a CDS encoding FdhF/YdeP family oxidoreductase, translating into MQLIHPVAQYRPYTSAAGGWGSAHSVMRILWREQSLFKTPAALFQQNKPKGFACVSCAWAKPGDPHALEFCENGAKATAWELTSLRTDPGFFDQHPVSELRDWDDYELEQHGRLTAPLRYDPETDRYRSTTWEDAFAAIGAGLKTLEPDEVVFYASGRASLETSFMYQLFARAYGTNNLPDSSNMCHESTSVGLQESIGVPVGTVTLADFEHTDCIFFFGQNVGSNSPRMLHPLQEARKRHVPIITFNPIRERGLERFVNPQSPRQMIGPDSTVISTQYHQVSIGGDTAAVMGIAKALLAMDRSAVQRGEKPVLDHDFIAEHTDGVEAFLADVERHPWAELERRSGLQRSAMEAAATVYARSERVMVIYGMGMTQHRHGVENVQMLVNLLLLRGNIGKPGAGICPVRGHSNVQGQRTVGITEDPSKVPKDKIESLFGFKVPERKGRATVDSCEGMLDGSVKGFISLGGNFIRAVPDTGRMEPAWAGLALNVQIATKLNRSHLLPGANAWLLPCLGRIERDVQDGVEQVYTTEDSTGCVHVWQGRAEPASDQLRSETAIIAGIAQATLDGSEGVPWDAWRGDAALIREAIASVYPEMFHDMETRMWEPGGFHRPLPAAQREWKTDPGKARFKVPHGLDEDDDVSPSQDAREVIQLMTLRSNDQFNTTIYGYDDRFRGVNGTRRVVFMNRNDVVRLGHAPGDWVTLRTAVEPDIRREVGPLQIIAYDIPDGCAAAYYPECNPLVPLWHHAKRSKVPAAKSVPVTLHAALPDPRAQARALPASDQVI
- a CDS encoding GGDEF domain-containing protein, which gives rise to MNTLSADDRLQVVRDATAEYWKHIIPIVQIAFAIHVLLLGLFLIVDIPVMWITNALSIVVYIGCLFAIRRKRYQCAGFLISAEIIVHAAVATWVLGWDSNFHFYMFCIVPIIAFSFQSSPVRRACLSIAILAVAVLGFAFRHQVPGAMIGVKAQELFGIVNALTATALSLHATALTVRFNMAMQMKLFYSAHRDSLTNLYTRRRVLQRLRHLGSGRDKGSTSLVLIDIDHFKQINDQHGHDLGDLMLQRVAEVISGCVRVTDIAARWGGEEFLVLMPNTIFEEARQVAERLLLQIRAQTGLGDAATVHVTATLAVATMQPGETFRDTLSRADQMLYQGKQEGRDRLMLAS